The DNA segment ttcttttaaacccATCCCAACAGGTCACACCGTGAGGCGTCATAACATACAgctcgatctgtggcgtgcggctgtatgccaCGGCAGTGCGCCAGAGAGCTACGggccagtgattcggcttgatgtaacGAACTCCAGCGCTCAAAGTCAGcatgttgccattgatcgccagagcgtagagtttttaaaaaaatttcatCACCCGTCACCAAGGAGTTAATGTTAGGTAAAAATGAGGCATGTTTAACCCAATACTAACAGGCCACGTGTATCAGCGTCATAATAAAATGCTTGGTCCGCAGGGTAAGCCTATATGTGTGGTGACACGCCAGAGGACTTGGAGCGGGACATTGAGCTTGACGTAGTGAACTCCCGCACCCAGTGTCTGGCTATTGCCAGAAATCTCCAGAGTTTAAAAATTTCAGGGATTTTTTTTcacctgtcagcattgggttaaagttaTTTTTCACagggtaagtaaaaaaaaaaaattaaaaaaaaattaaaggtatTTGTTATAGAGAGCAAAACACTCCAGAAATGAAGTCTCAAAACCAAGGTATCAGTGAACCCAAAATCCAAGCCTAacctttcttactttctatttattccctaacACGGCCAAGCCCCCTCTATACCCTCCCTTTCTTAGCACTTGCCAACTTACAGAAAATTGACATGAAGAACTGTGTGAGGGTGAGTGATGATATACAGtagatattttcaatattttgcaATAAATATAAGCCTAGAGCTTACTACCTCTCTGGTATTGCTTGTTACTCTACTTTTTATGCTCTGTatgatggcagtgtccatttccctctgtctctacATTGCTCTTGGTAAAATTAACCAaactaaaatctaaaaaaaaggaaaccaattCCATTTCCATTACACAAAATTTTAATCATGCCATAAAAGTTATGTTGGTCATTAAAGAATAACTTATCATTGTGCATATGGCATTTTAATTAAGCAATTGAAGCATGAGATATATGAAAATGACAGCAAAAGTGCAAGTGTAATTTGCCCTTAATCAGTGCCTACATGATACCTATAGTTTATTACTACTGACTAAAATATGATGTCTGGGCTGCATACATCAAATACTTATCATGGAAGTCAAATCCTTGTAATTAGTGATATCCAGATTTGGTAAGAATCACTTTCTGAATTtgggacaaaaaaaatatatgttgggGATCATTACAAAATGTGTGtggaattgtaaaaaaaaagaaaaaaagaaaaagaaaaagaactaggCACTTCTGCTGGATCAAAGACTAGAACTTCCGAGACTATCCCTCAGCAAGCACCGTTAGGCTTGACAATCAGGTCTGACAAGCTGCCGCGGCCAATCCATTTTCCATCTGCTGTTTGAAACTACagattttcccctctctttttagaCCCTTAGCTTTGATGAGATTACCTGACGTATGTTCATGCGTCTCAAGTCATCTAGAAAGTGTAATTGCAACATGGTGAAATTCTTCCGTTCCCAAGCTGTTGTACAGGTGTCACGGCGGCCGGGGATGTTTACGCTGACGTGCTGTGCTGCCCAATGGACTACGAACGCTTACATGTTTTTATGCTGTATATTCAGTTTTTAATCGAAAACTGAACGAAAGGAGTCAGTCATGATAAaaacagttatttttttatttccattattactttcTTAATGTATTCTTCTtgactgttttatgactttacCAAAGTGTTTGTAATGTAATTGTGATTTTTTATATTCACTGTAATTATGTTTAGCCTTAGATAGTTCTTGATATTGCTTTTCTCTTATTCTAATGTTCTCGTGAAAATACTTAATGTTTGGGAAACCTTGACGTTTTGCGACTTGTTACAAGACATCTCTATTTTTAAAGAGTAAGTCCGTTGTCATCCAAACAAGAGCGTCGAGTGACGTGTGGATTCGGCGTTGGTCGCGACGCAGGCCTCGCTGACGCACTTTAACGCGCTCTTATAAGTTAAAACACTGAAACTTAATGGCAGTCTTAGATTTTTGATGAAGTGTTCAGTTCGAATCCTAGACAACATTTTAGTACAGTTTTTGAAGTGGTAAGGACATTTTTACAGTTTGAATTGTTTTCATATGCAGACAAGAATGACCATGAAATGGGTTGGCAAAAGTTAAAggtaattttataaataaaagcaGTAGTGTCTTGCTTCAGCGGGAACCATTTAGAATAAAGAGAGGATACTGAGAGTTTTAGAGGGTCTGGATTATAGCAGGGTAATGCCGGAGTAAATATAAATCAATGGTTCCTAAGAAAAAAAGTTCCTTGTAGTGGGTGAATGGGATAAATATGGgtaatactttggtatacatttagGTTAAtgggacaatatgtagtataaggtagtggcagaggtGGGTAATAAAACCTGCTTAAAATGATAGAACAGTACAAACCAAGAcagttcttctatggcaatatgtgtgcaaatgcttcccaagggtgctatatGTTAAAGAAAAGTGAATATCCACCAATTTTGGCTAAGGCGCTCATCctgtttacattgcgagggtgaattctagacgcaTGTACTACCATGGGGGTCCagagggcagagccccctggctaggtaatatataccacggtgttaggttaggttggatgttgggttaggacgtttTTAACAATCATGGGGGTCTTGTTTTACCTCATAGTTTCCCTGATatatttcatgccctcccctgctatcgggactatcaaatcaagattgtcgctgaagatgatgatcatatctcctcaacaATTCATTTCCAtaaggaacaatgcctagaattgttgaaagcagtggatttcatgcagaaaaatatcaaaattgttttgaAGGTAACCCACTACCCTTTTTTACATATTGaccggttaatgttaccgagaataatgcacagagatagagggaaatagacaccaccatcttgtagagcataagaaatagccATATACATCACAGGTACAGCTGCTACAGTCTCATGTTTAccatgaaattatgaaaatatccaTTGCATATCACCCTCAGAGacaaagtccacaacaccctcacacagccagattTTTTAATGTCGCACTTTCTATAATTCGACCTCCACAGTCAAGGTATGTGTTAAAAATATTGGTACAAGTAAAGTTTCAACCAGCTACATTCTTAGCCCTGATAGCAgaggagggcatgaaaggtaccaggggaATTACAGGATAAATTAACCCCTCAATGATGTCATCAGAAATCCCTCTGTGTCACTGACTCTAGTGACTTCTCCCAACTGTCTTGCTGTTTGGCCTGGGAGtccactacatgtagcagaacttTCCATGTGTTGCAACGCATGTAGCAGTACCCGGCATTATGAGGTGGATTCTTTGTCTTCCAGCTGGGGGTGGTTGCAGGGTGGGCAGGCTCCTGTATTGTACTTTGCAGTTACTCGTTTAGTGTGTGTTATTACTATAGTTGTGTATTTACTGTGTTCTATTCATATCTTACCCCGTAATTTCCTTGGtatctttcatgccctccccccaTAGTTTTGATATATCAGGATagtagggagtgagaggaatccattgcAATTAGTTATGGGAAGGTATTCTGAAAACAATACCACATGTAATGGCACtataataatgaaagagaaaaactgCTCTCAGTAATAATATATGCGTAGGcaaaaaattacataaaatatgaagaaaatgggTCATAACAAATGCTGCACAGAGAGTATGTCCAAAGTGATTGGATTACCGTCTGGGGGCAAAGCTCCTTGGTTAGGAACGTTTTTGGTGTATACAGGGATGTTTGTAATTTCTTAGGAATGGCTAGACTAATAGGGACTTAATCTTCACAAACATTActaatactttcatttatatcatttgcaatgaaaaaaaatgagatcCACGCATATTACAGTGTGGATAATTGAAAGATGGAATGATAATTGCAAGGTTGAATGGCTTTGTAAAACTAAAAGATTACCTTCTTTGATTTCATGCAGTCATCCaatcttgctgttattattcctTCTTTGAATTATACTCACATTGTAATATGTGTGAATCTTGTGATTTCCCATTACAAattatatcaattcatatattgTTAACTGAGTATAGTCTCTGTTTCCATATTGTATAAGGTCAATTTTGCTTGTAATAGACAGAATGACAGTAAATAAGACATTTTTCCTTTATAGCCTGGGATTTCCTTCACAAGTTGATGATAAGAAAATTGAGCAACACaatattttgtatacatttatagggAAATGTAATGACACTAGACCCTAtcataaagaaaggggaaaactaCACCCAGTGAAACATGAAATGATCTGTGCAGGCAAAGAAAATTGGTCACAAAGATTGCATGGTGATCTCCATATTTGGTCAGAACCAAATATGGAgattgttttctctcattttatctatgATAGGCAAAGTTTACCTTACATCACATTGCTGtttgaaactgaaactatacttGAATATGAATGATAGAAAAGGAGGGCCCTTGTTAAATGAAACATAACCTTGAAATTTATAGGTCTTCATCTCCCCTTATGttctagaaacacacacacacacacacacacacacacacacacacacacacacacacacacacacacacacacacacacacacacacacacacacacacacacacacacacacacacacacacacacacacacacacacacacacacacacacacacacacacacacacacacagagtaaggtGGACTGTGCATGTATCCATTAGGTTAATATGTCACCAAAGTTAGTAAAAATCAGAAAATGTATTGTAATATAGGATTAtcaaaatattcttatttttcaggCAGGAAGTTCTGTAGTAAGATGAAGTCAGTGCATTTATTTCTGCTGCCAGTGGCAATTATTGCTCTGGTAGTGTTTGATATAGCAATGGCTGGAAAGGATGAGGAAAATCAACTGGTTTTGGTGGATatcaaggaggatgaggatgaggctaCTGTGGCTGATGAAGAAACTCCTGTTTCTAATCCAGTGGATCCAGATAAGATTTTTATTCCAAGTAAAGAATGGCAAATGGTTCAAGAAGGTAAAATAGCTATTATGAAACAGAAACAGTTGAATtgttaatgtctctctctctctctctctctttctctttctctttctctttctctttctctttctctttctccttctccttctccttctccttctccttctccttctccttctccttctccttctctctctctctctctctctctctctctctctctctctctctctctctctctctctctctctctctctctctctctctctctctctctctctctctctctctctcttctctctctctctctctctttctctctctctctctctctctctctctctctctctctctctctctctctctctctctctctctctctctctctctctctctctctctctctctctctctctctctctctgtttctctctctccctctctctatgtttctctctctctctctctctctctctctctctctctctctctctctctctctctctctctctctctctctctctctctctctctctctctctctctctgttatctcttctctctctctctctgttatctctttctctctctctctctctctctctctctctctctctctctctctctctctctctctcttctctctctctctctgttatctcttctctctctctctctctctctctctctctctctctctctctctctctctctctctctctctctctctctctctctctctctctctctctctctctgttctctctctctctctctctctgtttctctctctctctctctctgtttctctctctctctctctctctgttctctctctctctctctatgtttctctctctctctctctctctctctctctctctctctctctctctctctctctctctctctctgttctctctctctctctctctctgtctctctctctctctctctgtttctctctctctctctcttctctctctctctctctctctctctctctctctctctctctgtttctctctctctctctctctctctctctctctctctctct comes from the Penaeus chinensis breed Huanghai No. 1 chromosome 32, ASM1920278v2, whole genome shotgun sequence genome and includes:
- the LOC125042449 gene encoding uncharacterized protein LOC125042449, whose product is MPRIVESSGFHAEKYQNCFEGRKFCSKMKSVHLFLLPVAIIALVVFDIAMAGKDEENQLVLVDIKEDEDEATVADEETPVSNPVDPDKIFIPSKEWQMVQEGKIAIMKQKQLNC